The Trueperaceae bacterium genome window below encodes:
- a CDS encoding S41 family peptidase, with the protein MKVQERTYAQRFESAWRLVDERYWDLDRLGVDWVEVGERYRARLGEVETDDDLYDLLEAMYREIGDQHSVYVRPERVDEVRRTYGDLPCLALLDLEASRPGAGLALALPAAGLAQAGDGVVTDRIGPIGFGVTAAGDRRVGYLRVRDLASDGVAEGVRQATARLARQGADALVLDLRGNPGGRLVTMMQVAGVFTSGFLWRAVLSWSLPIPYPAVGEPVTDLPLYVLVDRDVNSAAEGLAGALQDAGRATVVGERTAGNVEAVLPFCLRDGSQAWIATGVLAPLLGATWEGRGVEPDVAVPPETALDAVLELVREGR; encoded by the coding sequence GTGAAGGTCCAGGAGCGCACCTACGCGCAGCGCTTCGAGAGCGCGTGGCGGCTCGTCGACGAGCGCTACTGGGACCTCGACCGACTGGGCGTCGACTGGGTCGAGGTCGGCGAGCGCTACCGCGCGCGCCTCGGCGAGGTGGAGACCGACGACGACCTCTACGACCTCCTCGAGGCCATGTACCGCGAGATCGGCGACCAGCACTCGGTCTACGTGAGGCCGGAGCGGGTGGACGAGGTGAGGCGCACCTACGGCGACCTGCCCTGCCTGGCGCTCCTCGACCTCGAGGCTTCCCGGCCCGGGGCGGGCCTCGCGCTGGCGCTGCCGGCGGCGGGCCTGGCCCAGGCCGGTGATGGCGTCGTCACCGACCGGATCGGTCCCATCGGCTTCGGCGTGACCGCGGCCGGAGACCGCCGCGTGGGCTACCTCCGCGTGCGTGACCTCGCCAGCGACGGCGTCGCCGAGGGCGTGAGGCAAGCGACGGCCCGCCTCGCGAGGCAGGGCGCCGACGCGCTGGTGCTCGACCTGCGCGGCAACCCCGGCGGGAGGCTCGTGACGATGATGCAGGTGGCCGGCGTGTTCACCAGCGGCTTCCTGTGGCGCGCGGTGCTGAGCTGGTCGCTGCCCATCCCCTACCCGGCCGTCGGCGAGCCGGTGACGGACCTGCCGCTCTACGTGCTCGTCGACCGCGACGTGAACAGCGCCGCCGAGGGACTGGCCGGCGCCCTGCAGGACGCGGGCCGCGCCACGGTGGTCGGCGAGCGCACGGCCGGCAACGTCGAGGCCGTGCTGCCCTTCTGCCTGCGCGACGGCTCGCAGGCGTGGATCGCCACCGGCGTGCTGGCGCCCCTCCTCGGCGCGACGTGGGAGGGGCGCGGCGTCGAGCCCGACGTCGCCGTCCCACCGGAAACCGCCCTCGACGCGGTGCTCGAGCTCGTGCGGGAGGGTCGATGA
- a CDS encoding acetoacetate--CoA ligase — MTTPLWRPTQERAAASRMEAFRRAVEAEHGVRLPDYDALHAWSVREPEAFWGFLARYLRLPFATPPSRVRSGDPMPLTRWFEGATLSYARALLRPPDSVDGGAPAVVAVSEAGAERTLSRDELFDLVARVQAGLRRLGVGRGDHVVALAANLPETLALLLACAGLGAVFASASPDFGPDAAAARFAQLGPKALFATTAYLYGGRRFDTAGTATRLRDALGGVPAVAVPYPGLPDAVPAGFVTWDAFLGEGGEPVLEDLPFDHPLYVLFSSGTTGLPKALVHRSGGALLTHVKELALHCDVRPGDVVLYYTTCGWMMWNWLVSSLACGAAVVLYDGSPVHPHELALFEVAERHRVTLFGTSARYLHGLAAADARPGERCDLSALRTITSTGSPLSPSGFRYVYERVKEDVHLASISGGTDIVGCFMLGVPTLPVYAGEIQRPGLGVDLAAFDDDGRPVTGRPGELVCRQPLPSMPLRLLGDEGFARYRSAYLSTYPGVWRHGDLIEFTAHGGIVVHGRSDATLNPGGVRIGTAEVYRALEAVPEVVEAAAVGRKVGPELAGGVASDEEVWLLVVLRPGVELTGELEARVKRAVREGASPRHVPRVVLQVSGLPRTRSGKPMEIAVAKLVNGQPVENAEVVANPEVLEEIAAKAAAARA; from the coding sequence GTGACCACGCCCCTGTGGCGCCCGACGCAGGAGCGGGCTGCCGCGTCGCGCATGGAGGCTTTCCGGCGCGCCGTGGAGGCCGAGCACGGCGTGCGCCTCCCCGACTACGACGCCCTCCACGCCTGGTCGGTGCGGGAGCCCGAGGCGTTCTGGGGCTTCCTGGCGCGGTACCTGCGCCTGCCCTTCGCGACTCCTCCCTCGCGCGTGCGCTCGGGCGACCCCATGCCGCTGACGCGCTGGTTCGAGGGCGCGACCCTCTCCTACGCCCGCGCGCTGCTCAGGCCGCCGGACTCTGTGGACGGCGGGGCGCCGGCCGTGGTGGCCGTCAGCGAGGCCGGCGCGGAGCGTACGCTCTCGCGCGACGAGCTGTTCGACCTGGTGGCGCGCGTACAGGCGGGCCTGAGGCGGCTGGGCGTGGGGCGCGGCGACCACGTCGTGGCGCTGGCCGCGAACTTGCCGGAGACGCTGGCGCTGCTGCTCGCCTGCGCGGGCTTGGGGGCCGTGTTCGCGTCCGCCTCGCCGGACTTCGGGCCGGACGCGGCGGCGGCGCGCTTCGCGCAGCTCGGCCCCAAGGCCCTGTTCGCCACGACGGCCTACCTCTACGGCGGCAGACGCTTCGACACCGCCGGCACGGCGACCCGGTTGCGGGACGCGCTCGGCGGGGTGCCGGCCGTGGCGGTGCCTTACCCCGGCCTGCCCGACGCCGTCCCCGCCGGCTTCGTGACCTGGGACGCCTTCCTCGGCGAGGGCGGCGAGCCGGTGCTCGAGGACCTGCCCTTCGACCACCCGCTCTACGTGCTGTTCTCCTCCGGCACGACCGGGCTGCCGAAGGCGCTGGTGCACAGGTCCGGCGGCGCGCTGCTCACGCACGTCAAGGAGCTGGCGCTGCACTGCGACGTGCGTCCCGGCGACGTCGTCCTCTACTACACGACCTGCGGCTGGATGATGTGGAACTGGCTGGTGTCGTCGCTGGCCTGCGGCGCCGCGGTCGTGCTCTACGACGGCTCGCCCGTGCATCCCCACGAACTGGCCCTGTTCGAGGTGGCGGAGCGCCACCGCGTCACGCTGTTCGGCACCTCCGCGCGCTACCTCCACGGGCTCGCCGCCGCCGACGCGCGGCCGGGCGAGCGCTGCGACCTGTCGGCGCTGCGCACGATCACCTCGACGGGCTCGCCGCTCTCCCCGAGCGGGTTCCGCTACGTCTACGAGCGCGTGAAGGAGGACGTGCACCTGGCCAGCATCTCGGGCGGCACCGACATCGTCGGCTGCTTCATGCTGGGCGTGCCGACGCTGCCGGTTTACGCGGGCGAGATCCAGCGTCCCGGCCTGGGCGTCGACCTGGCCGCCTTCGACGACGACGGTCGCCCGGTGACGGGGAGGCCCGGCGAGCTCGTCTGCCGGCAGCCGCTGCCCTCGATGCCGCTGCGGCTGCTGGGCGACGAGGGCTTCGCGCGCTACCGGTCCGCCTACCTCTCCACCTACCCCGGCGTGTGGCGGCACGGCGACCTGATCGAGTTCACGGCGCACGGCGGCATCGTCGTGCACGGACGCTCCGACGCGACCCTGAACCCCGGCGGCGTGCGCATCGGCACGGCCGAGGTCTACCGCGCGCTGGAGGCGGTGCCGGAGGTCGTGGAGGCTGCGGCCGTGGGGCGGAAGGTGGGGCCCGAGCTGGCCGGCGGCGTCGCCAGCGACGAGGAGGTGTGGCTCCTCGTCGTGCTGCGTCCGGGGGTGGAGCTCACCGGCGAGCTGGAGGCGCGCGTCAAGCGGGCGGTCCGCGAGGGCGCCTCGCCCCGGCACGTGCCGCGGGTCGTGCTGCAGGTCTCCGGCCTGCCGCGCACGCGCAGCGGCAAGCCCATGGAGATCGCCGTCGCCAAGCTCGTCAACGGCCAGCCCGTCGAGAACGCCGAGGTCGTGGCGAACCCCGAGGTGCTCGAGGAGATCGCGGCAAAGGCCGCCGCGGCGCGGGCCTAG
- a CDS encoding MBL fold metallo-hydrolase: protein MTHAAERVSEHVWRVPVAVATLPPYDHTNAYVIADGGVGLVVDPGSPLAASTDAIASALGEAGVRLVKGIVLTHGHPDHWEGLAAALERFDAPSVYVHAAEAERVAVDARKVLVTNDVVITVGDLAVELIHTPGHSPGHLSAVVRPPHGPPEAALAGDLVAATGSVWVGKPEGDVGAYLASLERLIAVTPPVLGTGHGPVVTDPVGRLKEQRAHRLEREEQVLRALQAGPLDASAVTRTIYPGADGQLRDLARLSVLAHLDKLEAEGRVRRLGDGDEAPFALA from the coding sequence ATGACGCACGCCGCAGAGAGGGTCAGCGAGCACGTCTGGCGCGTGCCCGTGGCGGTGGCCACGCTGCCGCCCTACGACCACACGAACGCCTACGTGATCGCCGACGGCGGCGTGGGCCTGGTGGTCGACCCCGGGTCGCCGCTGGCCGCTTCGACCGACGCCATCGCGTCGGCGCTGGGTGAGGCCGGGGTGCGGCTCGTGAAGGGCATCGTCCTCACGCACGGCCACCCCGACCACTGGGAGGGCCTGGCGGCCGCGCTGGAGCGCTTCGACGCGCCCAGCGTCTACGTGCACGCCGCCGAGGCGGAGCGCGTGGCCGTCGACGCCCGCAAGGTGCTGGTCACGAACGACGTCGTGATCACCGTCGGCGACCTCGCCGTCGAGCTGATCCACACGCCCGGGCACAGCCCCGGCCACCTCTCCGCGGTCGTGCGACCGCCCCACGGTCCGCCCGAGGCGGCCCTGGCCGGCGACCTGGTCGCCGCCACGGGGTCGGTGTGGGTCGGCAAGCCCGAGGGCGACGTCGGCGCCTACCTGGCCAGCCTGGAGCGCCTCATCGCGGTCACGCCCCCGGTGCTCGGCACCGGGCACGGGCCCGTCGTCACGGACCCCGTCGGCAGGCTGAAGGAGCAGCGCGCGCACCGGCTCGAGCGCGAGGAGCAGGTGCTGCGGGCGCTCCAGGCGGGGCCGCTCGACGCCTCCGCCGTGACGCGGACCATCTACCCGGGCGCCGACGGGCAGCTCCGCGACCTCGCCAGGCTCTCGGTGCTGGCGCACCTCGACAAGCTCGAGGCTGAGGGCCGGGTGAGGCGCCTCGGCGACGGCGACGAGGCGCCGTTCGCGCTGGCCTAG
- a CDS encoding CarD family transcriptional regulator, with amino-acid sequence MTFKVGDHVVYPSQGAGVVQERTTRVVLGETHEYLKVVFVRGDMEVLVPLKKGEEVGLRHTVEADEIGRLLDAIREADLTLPNQWPPRFRAEQEILSTGSAYDLARLIGVLAKRDVEKGLAATEREVLENAKTMLASELAVVQDIPLDEAERQLDEVIAFHGT; translated from the coding sequence GTGACGTTCAAGGTGGGTGACCACGTCGTCTACCCGTCCCAGGGGGCAGGGGTGGTCCAGGAGCGCACCACCCGCGTCGTGCTGGGCGAGACGCACGAGTACCTCAAGGTCGTCTTCGTCAGGGGCGACATGGAGGTGCTGGTGCCCCTGAAGAAGGGCGAGGAGGTGGGCCTGCGGCACACCGTCGAGGCCGACGAGATCGGCCGGCTGCTCGACGCGATCCGCGAGGCCGACCTGACGCTCCCCAACCAGTGGCCGCCCCGCTTCCGCGCCGAGCAGGAGATCCTCTCCACCGGCAGCGCCTACGACCTGGCGCGCCTGATCGGCGTCCTCGCCAAGCGGGACGTCGAGAAGGGCCTGGCAGCCACGGAGCGCGAGGTCCTGGAGAACGCCAAGACGATGCTCGCCAGCGAGCTGGCCGTGGTGCAGGACATCCCGCTAGACGAGGCCGAGAGGCAGCTCGACGAGGTCATCGCCTTCCACGGCACTTGA
- the rsmA gene encoding 16S rRNA (adenine(1518)-N(6)/adenine(1519)-N(6))-dimethyltransferase RsmA: MSRAATGGPLTNRSVVRDLLERHGLAADRSFGQNFLVDPSVLKAVVDAADVTGRDTVLEVGPGLGTLTRELAARARRVVAVELDARLLPVLEETLAGLTNVEVVHADALSFDLSTLPEGCVLAANLPYNVATPVIARALESCRFARLACLVQLEVGERLVARPGDQAYGGLSLLVAHFARPRLVRTVPPGAFVPAPKVRSAVVALEVERDARPRPDLFALIAASFAHRRKTLKRNLVMAGYPEDEVDAAIAAAGLAAKVRAERLGLPEFDALLRSLGPVPRRDRTRASGD; the protein is encoded by the coding sequence TTGAGCCGCGCCGCCACGGGCGGGCCGCTCACGAACCGCTCGGTCGTGCGCGACCTGCTGGAGCGCCACGGGCTGGCGGCCGACAGGTCCTTCGGCCAGAACTTCCTCGTCGACCCCTCGGTGCTGAAGGCGGTGGTCGACGCGGCGGACGTGACCGGGCGCGACACGGTCCTCGAGGTCGGGCCCGGCCTCGGCACTCTCACCCGCGAGCTGGCCGCGCGGGCCAGGCGCGTCGTGGCGGTAGAGCTCGACGCCCGTCTCCTCCCGGTGCTCGAGGAGACGCTGGCGGGCCTGACGAACGTGGAGGTCGTGCACGCCGACGCCCTGAGCTTCGACCTCTCGACCCTGCCGGAGGGCTGCGTGCTGGCCGCGAACCTGCCCTACAACGTGGCCACGCCGGTCATCGCCCGCGCGCTCGAGTCCTGCCGCTTCGCGCGCCTCGCCTGCCTCGTGCAGCTCGAGGTGGGCGAGCGCCTCGTCGCCCGTCCCGGCGACCAGGCCTACGGGGGCCTGTCCCTGCTGGTGGCGCACTTCGCCCGCCCGCGCCTGGTACGCACCGTGCCGCCCGGCGCGTTCGTGCCGGCACCGAAGGTGCGCAGCGCGGTCGTCGCGCTCGAGGTCGAGCGCGACGCGCGTCCGCGCCCCGACCTCTTCGCGCTCATCGCGGCCTCGTTCGCCCACCGGCGCAAGACCCTCAAGCGCAACCTCGTGATGGCCGGCTACCCGGAGGACGAGGTCGACGCCGCGATCGCCGCCGCCGGGCTCGCCGCCAAGGTGCGCGCCGAGCGCCTCGGCCTCCCCGAGTTCGACGCGCTCCTGCGCTCGCTGGGACCGGTCCCGCGCCGCGACAGGACGCGCGCGAGCGGGGATTAG
- the uvrB gene encoding excinuclease ABC subunit UvrB has product MPLEVRSPYEPKGDQPEAIAGLVEGLNDGLRFQTLLGATGTGKTYTMAKVIEAVQRPALVLAPNKILTAQLASEFKEFFPDAAVEFFISYYDYYQPEAYVPARDLFIEKDANINMELERLRHSTTRSLLTRKDVIVVASVSAIYGLGSPDEYEKLHLLLDVGRVLPRDQILGTLVTQQYERNDIELQPGRFRARGDVIEVWAAYEEQPLRIELWGDEIDRITLIDPLTGDETAELQSTTVFPARHYVTPHDKLQPAIEAIERDLERQLDYFESVGKLLEKQRLRERTLYDLEMLRTLGYCNGIENYSRYLENRPPGSAPNTLLDYFPDDFVVFLDESHVMVPQIRGMYNGDRARKQTLVDYGFRLPAALDNRPLKMEEFLQRVGQVVFVSATPNEEELSLSDQVVEQVIRPTGLVDPAVHVKPSRGQIDDLLFAVRERAERGERVLVTTLTKKMAEDLTEYLAAQGVRVRYMHSDIDAVERQVIIRDLRLGHFDVLVGINLLREGLDLPEVSLVAILDADKTGFLRSERALIQTIGRAARNVNGEVYLYADEVSEAMAAAIAETERRRNKQLAYNERHGITPESVRKRVHEVIRGEAEAEAEGPPPRLDPWERELAFDDLRQELALLENEMWAASESLDFERAAAIRDRIREIEARLQGKDVKVATIPGKQARSSTVAAPAARKASA; this is encoded by the coding sequence ATGCCTCTCGAGGTCAGGTCGCCTTACGAGCCCAAGGGGGACCAGCCCGAGGCCATCGCCGGGCTCGTCGAGGGCCTCAACGACGGCCTGCGCTTCCAGACGCTCCTCGGCGCCACCGGCACGGGCAAGACGTACACGATGGCCAAGGTCATCGAGGCCGTGCAGCGACCCGCCCTGGTGCTCGCGCCCAACAAGATCCTCACGGCCCAGCTCGCGTCGGAGTTCAAGGAGTTCTTCCCCGACGCCGCCGTCGAGTTCTTCATCTCGTACTACGACTACTACCAGCCCGAGGCGTACGTGCCGGCGCGCGACCTGTTCATCGAGAAGGACGCGAACATCAACATGGAGCTGGAGCGCCTGCGGCACTCCACGACGCGCAGCCTCCTGACGCGCAAGGACGTCATCGTCGTCGCCTCGGTCTCGGCGATCTACGGCCTCGGCTCCCCTGACGAGTACGAGAAGCTGCACCTACTGCTCGACGTCGGCCGCGTCCTGCCTCGCGACCAGATCCTCGGCACGCTCGTGACGCAGCAGTACGAGCGCAACGACATCGAGCTGCAGCCCGGCCGCTTCCGCGCGCGCGGCGACGTCATCGAGGTCTGGGCCGCCTACGAGGAGCAGCCGCTGCGCATCGAGCTGTGGGGCGACGAGATCGACAGGATCACGCTCATCGACCCGCTCACCGGTGACGAGACCGCGGAGCTGCAGAGCACCACGGTCTTCCCCGCCAGGCACTACGTGACCCCGCACGACAAGCTGCAGCCGGCCATAGAGGCCATCGAGCGGGACCTCGAGAGGCAGCTCGACTACTTCGAGAGCGTCGGCAAGCTCCTCGAGAAGCAGCGCCTGCGCGAGCGCACGCTCTACGACCTCGAGATGCTGAGGACCCTCGGGTACTGCAACGGGATCGAGAACTACTCCCGCTACCTCGAGAACAGGCCGCCCGGCTCGGCGCCGAACACGCTGCTCGACTACTTCCCCGACGACTTCGTCGTCTTCCTCGACGAGTCCCACGTGATGGTCCCGCAGATCAGGGGCATGTACAACGGCGACAGGGCGCGCAAGCAGACGCTCGTGGACTACGGCTTCAGGCTCCCCGCTGCGCTCGACAACAGGCCGCTGAAGATGGAGGAGTTCCTCCAGCGCGTCGGCCAGGTCGTGTTCGTCTCCGCCACGCCCAACGAGGAGGAGCTCTCCCTCTCCGACCAGGTCGTCGAGCAGGTGATCAGGCCCACGGGCCTCGTCGACCCGGCCGTGCACGTCAAGCCGAGCCGCGGCCAGATCGACGACCTCCTCTTCGCCGTGCGCGAGCGCGCCGAGCGAGGCGAGCGCGTGCTGGTCACGACGCTCACGAAGAAGATGGCCGAGGACCTCACCGAGTACCTGGCGGCCCAGGGCGTGCGGGTGCGCTACATGCACTCGGACATCGACGCCGTCGAGCGCCAGGTCATCATCAGGGACCTGCGTCTCGGGCACTTCGACGTCCTGGTGGGCATCAACCTGCTGCGCGAGGGCCTCGACCTCCCCGAGGTCAGCCTCGTGGCGATCCTCGACGCCGACAAGACCGGCTTCCTGCGCAGCGAGCGCGCGCTGATCCAGACGATCGGCCGCGCGGCGCGCAACGTCAACGGCGAGGTCTACCTCTACGCCGACGAGGTGTCCGAGGCGATGGCCGCGGCGATCGCCGAGACCGAGCGCCGGCGCAACAAGCAGCTCGCCTACAACGAACGCCACGGGATCACGCCCGAGTCGGTGCGCAAGCGCGTGCACGAGGTGATCCGCGGCGAGGCCGAGGCCGAGGCGGAGGGCCCGCCGCCACGCCTCGACCCGTGGGAGCGCGAGCTGGCGTTCGACGACCTGCGCCAGGAGCTGGCGCTCCTGGAGAACGAGATGTGGGCCGCCTCGGAGTCGCTCGACTTCGAGCGCGCCGCGGCGATCCGCGACCGCATCCGTGAGATCGAGGCCAGGCTGCAGGGCAAGGACGTCAAGGTCGCGACGATCCCCGGCAAGCAGGCGCGCAGCTCGACGGTGGCGGCCCCGGCGGCGCGGAAGGCCTCGGCGTGA
- a CDS encoding carbohydrate kinase family protein translates to MPKFLVVGDATVDQMYFVNEFPEPGGEVSAVRAVLEPGGSGGTVATVLARLGNDTRIATRVGIGAFAELALRNAVQAGVDLRLVQRDEVHQTSSVTLIVTPDAQRTMISAAGASRYLDSAALRAEDVADRDALVLSAYSLIGGRQKEYALRTLELAREHRLTVFVDLGTTAVLALGARLLDHVAEADYLLMNEYELYALTGQSTITGAVASLRDAGVENLVVKVGENGSILFTSELSELVEAHDVDGVVDSTGAGDYYTAAFAHAVMSGYDVLTAARMANVAGALSTTKVGAQSVVFDAARLEEAGAALATAPA, encoded by the coding sequence ATGCCCAAGTTCCTCGTGGTCGGCGACGCCACAGTCGACCAGATGTACTTCGTCAACGAGTTCCCCGAGCCAGGCGGCGAGGTCAGCGCCGTGCGGGCCGTGCTGGAGCCGGGCGGCTCGGGCGGCACCGTGGCGACCGTCCTCGCGCGCCTCGGCAACGACACGCGCATCGCCACGCGCGTGGGCATCGGGGCGTTCGCGGAGCTGGCGCTGCGCAACGCCGTACAGGCCGGCGTCGACCTGCGCCTGGTGCAGCGCGACGAGGTCCACCAGACGAGCAGCGTCACGCTCATCGTCACGCCCGACGCCCAGCGCACGATGATCAGCGCCGCCGGCGCGAGCCGCTACCTCGACTCCGCCGCCCTGCGGGCCGAGGACGTGGCAGACCGCGACGCCCTCGTGCTCAGCGCCTACTCGCTCATCGGCGGCAGGCAGAAGGAGTACGCGCTCCGCACGCTCGAGCTGGCGCGCGAGCACCGCCTCACCGTGTTCGTCGACCTGGGCACCACGGCCGTGCTCGCGCTCGGCGCGCGTCTGCTCGACCACGTCGCCGAGGCCGACTACCTGCTCATGAACGAGTACGAGCTCTACGCGCTCACCGGCCAGTCCACGATCACCGGCGCCGTCGCCAGCCTGCGCGACGCCGGGGTGGAGAACCTGGTCGTGAAGGTGGGCGAGAACGGCTCGATCCTCTTCACGTCGGAGCTCTCCGAGCTGGTCGAGGCGCACGACGTCGACGGCGTCGTCGACAGCACCGGCGCCGGCGACTACTACACCGCCGCCTTCGCGCACGCCGTCATGAGCGGGTACGACGTCCTCACGGCCGCCCGCATGGCCAACGTGGCCGGCGCGCTGAGCACGACCAAGGTGGGCGCCCAGTCTGTGGTGTTCGACGCCGCGCGCCTGGAGGAGGCCGGGGCCGCGCTGGCCACGGCGCCGGCGTGA
- a CDS encoding ABC transporter transmembrane domain-containing protein, with amino-acid sequence MTFPRSGRAPGTRAGGRREGGRPGRGLDLAPLRRLAALARPHAGWLALGVASVAFAGVIGLAFPLVVRSLLDAAFAPGAAPGAARRALDGAMLLLVALMLVQAGFNFLRTYSLGRVGEAVVADLRKAVFGHLIGLDVPFFTGRKTGELVSRLTADVATVQAAVSQALAQLVNQGITLLGGLVLLFVLQPRLTLVMLAVVPPVVVAGAVFGRGLRRASAEFQDRLAAASADAEEAIGGVRVVKAFGAEETERRRYAAGVDAAFRAGLRRVRLRALFIPAVLLCAFAGLGTVLWYGGRLALAGQLSSGDLVAFLLLTMFVAGSLGTFTGLWSQLQEASGASQRVFELLDARPELPVDPDPVRLPSARGSVALEDVSFTYPGRPSPALAGVSLAAEPGSVVAVVGPSGAGKSTLLSLLLRFADPTSGRVTLDGVDLRRLDPGDLRRHVGYVPQETVLFSGSVAENLRLAKPDASDDELRAAAEAADAHAFIAELPQGYDTPVGERGVRLSGGQRQRIAIARALLKDPRVLLLDEATSSLDGESEAAVQRALARLMAGRTTVVVAHRLATVVNADRIYVLHAGRVVDAGTHAELLARGGLYRALFASQAEAGITGDPEARRALYD; translated from the coding sequence ATGACCTTCCCCCGTTCCGGACGCGCCCCAGGGACCCGCGCCGGCGGCCGCCGGGAGGGCGGGCGTCCTGGTCGCGGGCTCGACCTGGCCCCGCTGCGCCGGCTCGCCGCACTCGCGCGGCCCCACGCCGGCTGGCTCGCGCTCGGGGTCGCCAGCGTCGCTTTCGCCGGGGTGATCGGCCTGGCGTTCCCCCTGGTCGTGCGGAGCCTGCTCGACGCCGCCTTCGCGCCGGGAGCGGCGCCGGGCGCCGCACGGAGGGCGCTCGACGGCGCCATGCTGCTGCTCGTCGCGCTGATGCTGGTCCAGGCCGGGTTCAACTTCCTGCGCACCTACAGCCTCGGACGCGTCGGCGAGGCCGTCGTCGCCGACCTGCGCAAGGCCGTGTTCGGCCACCTCATAGGCCTGGACGTGCCGTTCTTCACCGGCCGCAAGACCGGCGAGCTCGTCTCGCGCCTCACCGCCGACGTCGCCACGGTCCAGGCGGCCGTCTCCCAGGCCCTGGCGCAGCTAGTGAACCAGGGCATCACCCTGCTCGGCGGCCTCGTGCTCCTGTTCGTGCTCCAGCCGCGGCTGACCCTGGTGATGCTCGCCGTGGTGCCGCCAGTGGTCGTGGCCGGCGCCGTCTTCGGGCGCGGCCTGCGGCGCGCCAGCGCCGAGTTCCAGGACCGCCTCGCCGCCGCCAGCGCCGACGCCGAGGAGGCGATAGGCGGCGTGCGCGTGGTCAAGGCGTTCGGCGCCGAGGAGACCGAGCGACGCCGCTACGCCGCCGGCGTGGACGCCGCCTTCCGCGCGGGCCTGAGGCGGGTGCGCCTCCGCGCCCTGTTCATCCCGGCCGTGCTGCTGTGCGCCTTCGCGGGCCTGGGCACCGTGCTGTGGTACGGCGGGCGCCTCGCGCTCGCCGGCCAGCTCTCCTCCGGCGACCTCGTGGCGTTCCTGCTGCTCACGATGTTCGTGGCCGGCTCGCTGGGCACGTTCACCGGCCTGTGGTCGCAGCTCCAGGAGGCGTCGGGCGCCTCGCAGCGCGTCTTCGAGCTCCTCGACGCCCGGCCCGAGCTGCCGGTGGACCCTGACCCCGTCCGCCTCCCGAGCGCGCGCGGCTCCGTCGCCCTCGAGGACGTGAGCTTCACCTACCCGGGCCGCCCCTCCCCCGCCCTGGCCGGCGTGAGCCTCGCCGCCGAGCCGGGCAGCGTCGTCGCCGTCGTGGGGCCCAGCGGCGCCGGCAAGAGCACGCTGCTGTCGCTCCTGCTGCGCTTCGCCGACCCCACGTCCGGGCGCGTGACGCTAGACGGCGTCGACCTGCGCCGCCTCGACCCCGGCGACCTGCGGCGGCACGTCGGGTACGTGCCCCAGGAGACCGTGCTGTTCTCCGGCTCGGTCGCCGAGAACCTGCGCCTGGCCAAGCCCGACGCGTCGGACGACGAGCTGCGCGCCGCCGCCGAGGCCGCCGACGCCCACGCCTTCATCGCGGAGCTGCCGCAGGGCTACGACACGCCGGTCGGCGAGCGCGGCGTGAGGCTCTCCGGCGGGCAGCGCCAGCGCATCGCCATCGCCAGGGCCCTCCTCAAGGACCCGCGCGTGCTGCTCCTCGACGAGGCCACCAGCTCGCTCGACGGCGAGTCGGAGGCCGCGGTCCAGCGCGCCCTCGCCCGCCTGATGGCCGGCCGCACCACCGTCGTCGTGGCGCACAGGCTGGCCACGGTCGTGAACGCCGACAGGATCTACGTGCTGCACGCCGGACGCGTCGTGGACGCCGGCACGCACGCCGAGCTGCTGGCCCGCGGCGGCCTCTACCGGGCGCTCTTCGCCTCGCAGGCCGAGGCCGGCATCACCGGCGACCCGGAGGCCCGCCGAGCCTTATATGATTAG